A stretch of Macadamia integrifolia cultivar HAES 741 chromosome 7, SCU_Mint_v3, whole genome shotgun sequence DNA encodes these proteins:
- the LOC122083556 gene encoding uncharacterized protein LOC122083556 isoform X2 produces the protein MESISGAAEITELFAKLATHLQSELPSTGNEEACDPSICSLNQSLNLDDVSRVRVLNTALSLMCFKAPQTIVTVLSSSISCKVLNFQRHEFLQVGSSIPGHKCSELMRVCVDVLGKLEGHAMLPHLLLHGVLRVATSASCYRSLLPFEHVFSVKASNKRDIPVSELQHLMTKDISVNSHEIPLGLLLWYLNPLSLRHDISRVLQETVRRPFLSVNKELHDRMNWRSLIICLVLSPGMFIETRCLLHNWFLATGLASVLELQVALVSSILDLLARPMWWGISMEVGSKLPSSHAYFPSEHNLLVILTGPLSCKSFLHLIYLIMDLFPGSKSKKYRDPTDMKIATALGLQTARKVDMTNRKSIWAMLMDFPCWFYFAAGLLFTGKDCQESFLSKCTSIADNEQTHDGEAHSAAAARYLAWILTPINEDHIDLLVKCLTETSRSWALKQLGSGTHNNDTVGCKKRLKKPKFHANHNDHTGSKKYDGQTIGLWLKEFHESCASYWIKTVNSCASSDVKAPHAFNLQKNCLFRRIPLGILMGYSDYLDEEGCELLLHYAANGEILWSVETKTTRCKYTNKKIEAHGGNEGSIRCSEEIGKWKEAVAGASLVFNLFDLIEDISTSIFEIEERCLEFICQLKFKAVKYLVKCLKDLLQFKTDENEGGVLILMDLHSRLSWWRHQVPGILQGDSALDDVVSALNCKISSF, from the exons ATGGAGAGCATAAGCGGAGCAGCAGAAATAACTGAACTGTTCGCGAAGCTCGCTACGCACCTCCAAAGCGAACTTCCTTCTACTGGCAATGAAGAAGCTTGTGATCCCTCAATTTGTTCGCTTAATCAATCTCTCAACCTGGATGATGtatctagggttagggttttgaataCCGCACTCTCCTTGATGTGCTTCAAAGCACCCCAG ACGATTGTGACCGTTCTGTCGTCGTCAATATCTTGCAAGGTTTTGAATTTTCAGAGACATGAGTTTCTACAGGTCGGCAGCTCAATTCCTGGTCATAAGTGTTCTGAATTGATGAGAGTATGCGTGGATGTGCTTGGAAAATTGGAGGGACATG CAATGCTTCCCCATTTGCTGTTGCATGGAGTTTTAAGGGTGGCAACATCTGCATCTTGTTACCGGAGTCTACTGCCATTCGAACACGTTTTTAGTGTAAAGGCAAGCAATAAAAGAGACATCCCAGTTTCAGAGTTGCAGCACCTTATGACAAAAGACATCTCAGTCAACAGCCATGAAATACCATTGGG GCTGCTTTTGTGGTACCTTAACCCACTGAGTCTGAGGCATGATATTTCAAGAGTTTTACAAGAGACTGTGCGGAGGCCATTCCTTTCAGTAAACAAAGAACTGCATGATAGGATGAATTGGCGTTCATTAATCATATGCTTGGTACTTTCTCCTGGTATGTTTATTGAGACGAGGTGCCTATTGCATAACTGGTTTCTAGCAAC GGGCTTGGCTTCTGTACTAGAGCTTCAGGTTGCATTAGTCTCGTCAATTCTGGATTTACTAGCCAGACCAATGTGGTGGGGTATATCAATGGAAGTGGGATCTAAGCTGCCATCTTCTCATGCATATTTCCCCAGTGAACACAACCTGTTGGTGATTTTAACTGGACCACTTTCATGCAAAAGTTTTCTGCATTTGATTTATCTAATAATGGATCTGTTTCCTGGGAGTAAGAGTAAAAAATATCGAGATCCGACTGACATGAAAATTGCAACAGCATTGGGACTGCAAACAGCAAGAAAGGTGGACATGACAAATCGTAAATCTATCTG GGCTATGCTGATGGATTTCCCATGTTGGTTCTATTTTGCGGCTGGCTTGCTTTTCACTGGAAAAGATTGTCAAGAGAGTTTCCTGTCAAAATGCACGTCAATAGCGGACAATGAGCAAACACATGATGGAGAAGCACATTCCGCAGCTGCTGCAAGGTACCTTGCGTGGATTTTGACTCCCATTAATGAAGACCATATTGATCTACTGGTTAAATGTTTGACTGAAACATCAAGATCATGGGCTCTCAAACAACTTGGTTCAGGTACACATAACAACGATACAGTTGGCTGCAAGAAAAGGCTCAAGAAGCCCAAATTCCATGCCAACCATAATGATCATACAGGCTCCAAGAAGTATGATGGCCAGACAATTGGACTTTGGCTCAAAGAATTCCATGAAAGCTGTGCAAGTTATTGGATTAAGACTGTCAACAGTTGTGCATCCTCAGATGTGAAAGCACCACATGCGTTTAACCTTCAGAAAAATTGTTTATTTAGAAGAATTCCATTAGGTATCTTGATGGGGTATTCCGATTATTTAGATGAAGAGGGATGTGAGCTGCTGCTTCACTATGCTGCAAATGGTGAAATCCTTTGGTCAGTGGAAACTAAAACTACCAGGTGTAAGTATACAAATAAGAAAATTGAAGCGCATGGCGGCAATGAAGGCTCAATTAGGTGCTCTGAAGAAATTGGTAAATGGAAGGAGGCCGTAGCAGGAGCTTCTcttgtttttaatttatttgatcTAATTGAGGATATATCAACTTCCATATTTGAGATTGAAGAGAGGTGTCTTGAGTTTATTTGCCAGCTGAAGTTTAAGGCTGTCAAATACTTGGTTAAGTGTCTCAAGGACCTACTCCAGTTTAAAACTGATGAAAATGAAGGGGGAGTTCTGATACTAATGGATCTTCACAGTAGATTATCATGGTGGAGGCATCAAGTTCCAGGAATACTCCAGGGTGACAGTGCTTTAGATGATGTTGTTAGTGCCTTAAACTGTAAAATATCTTCCTTCTGA
- the LOC122083556 gene encoding uncharacterized protein LOC122083556 isoform X1 — MESISGAAEITELFAKLATHLQSELPSTGNEEACDPSICSLNQSLNLDDVSRVRVLNTALSLMCFKAPQVFNATIEYLLQTIVTVLSSSISCKVLNFQRHEFLQVGSSIPGHKCSELMRVCVDVLGKLEGHAMLPHLLLHGVLRVATSASCYRSLLPFEHVFSVKASNKRDIPVSELQHLMTKDISVNSHEIPLGLLLWYLNPLSLRHDISRVLQETVRRPFLSVNKELHDRMNWRSLIICLVLSPGMFIETRCLLHNWFLATGLASVLELQVALVSSILDLLARPMWWGISMEVGSKLPSSHAYFPSEHNLLVILTGPLSCKSFLHLIYLIMDLFPGSKSKKYRDPTDMKIATALGLQTARKVDMTNRKSIWAMLMDFPCWFYFAAGLLFTGKDCQESFLSKCTSIADNEQTHDGEAHSAAAARYLAWILTPINEDHIDLLVKCLTETSRSWALKQLGSGTHNNDTVGCKKRLKKPKFHANHNDHTGSKKYDGQTIGLWLKEFHESCASYWIKTVNSCASSDVKAPHAFNLQKNCLFRRIPLGILMGYSDYLDEEGCELLLHYAANGEILWSVETKTTRCKYTNKKIEAHGGNEGSIRCSEEIGKWKEAVAGASLVFNLFDLIEDISTSIFEIEERCLEFICQLKFKAVKYLVKCLKDLLQFKTDENEGGVLILMDLHSRLSWWRHQVPGILQGDSALDDVVSALNCKISSF; from the exons ATGGAGAGCATAAGCGGAGCAGCAGAAATAACTGAACTGTTCGCGAAGCTCGCTACGCACCTCCAAAGCGAACTTCCTTCTACTGGCAATGAAGAAGCTTGTGATCCCTCAATTTGTTCGCTTAATCAATCTCTCAACCTGGATGATGtatctagggttagggttttgaataCCGCACTCTCCTTGATGTGCTTCAAAGCACCCCAG GTTTTTAATGCGACAATCGAATATCTGCTGCAGACGATTGTGACCGTTCTGTCGTCGTCAATATCTTGCAAGGTTTTGAATTTTCAGAGACATGAGTTTCTACAGGTCGGCAGCTCAATTCCTGGTCATAAGTGTTCTGAATTGATGAGAGTATGCGTGGATGTGCTTGGAAAATTGGAGGGACATG CAATGCTTCCCCATTTGCTGTTGCATGGAGTTTTAAGGGTGGCAACATCTGCATCTTGTTACCGGAGTCTACTGCCATTCGAACACGTTTTTAGTGTAAAGGCAAGCAATAAAAGAGACATCCCAGTTTCAGAGTTGCAGCACCTTATGACAAAAGACATCTCAGTCAACAGCCATGAAATACCATTGGG GCTGCTTTTGTGGTACCTTAACCCACTGAGTCTGAGGCATGATATTTCAAGAGTTTTACAAGAGACTGTGCGGAGGCCATTCCTTTCAGTAAACAAAGAACTGCATGATAGGATGAATTGGCGTTCATTAATCATATGCTTGGTACTTTCTCCTGGTATGTTTATTGAGACGAGGTGCCTATTGCATAACTGGTTTCTAGCAAC GGGCTTGGCTTCTGTACTAGAGCTTCAGGTTGCATTAGTCTCGTCAATTCTGGATTTACTAGCCAGACCAATGTGGTGGGGTATATCAATGGAAGTGGGATCTAAGCTGCCATCTTCTCATGCATATTTCCCCAGTGAACACAACCTGTTGGTGATTTTAACTGGACCACTTTCATGCAAAAGTTTTCTGCATTTGATTTATCTAATAATGGATCTGTTTCCTGGGAGTAAGAGTAAAAAATATCGAGATCCGACTGACATGAAAATTGCAACAGCATTGGGACTGCAAACAGCAAGAAAGGTGGACATGACAAATCGTAAATCTATCTG GGCTATGCTGATGGATTTCCCATGTTGGTTCTATTTTGCGGCTGGCTTGCTTTTCACTGGAAAAGATTGTCAAGAGAGTTTCCTGTCAAAATGCACGTCAATAGCGGACAATGAGCAAACACATGATGGAGAAGCACATTCCGCAGCTGCTGCAAGGTACCTTGCGTGGATTTTGACTCCCATTAATGAAGACCATATTGATCTACTGGTTAAATGTTTGACTGAAACATCAAGATCATGGGCTCTCAAACAACTTGGTTCAGGTACACATAACAACGATACAGTTGGCTGCAAGAAAAGGCTCAAGAAGCCCAAATTCCATGCCAACCATAATGATCATACAGGCTCCAAGAAGTATGATGGCCAGACAATTGGACTTTGGCTCAAAGAATTCCATGAAAGCTGTGCAAGTTATTGGATTAAGACTGTCAACAGTTGTGCATCCTCAGATGTGAAAGCACCACATGCGTTTAACCTTCAGAAAAATTGTTTATTTAGAAGAATTCCATTAGGTATCTTGATGGGGTATTCCGATTATTTAGATGAAGAGGGATGTGAGCTGCTGCTTCACTATGCTGCAAATGGTGAAATCCTTTGGTCAGTGGAAACTAAAACTACCAGGTGTAAGTATACAAATAAGAAAATTGAAGCGCATGGCGGCAATGAAGGCTCAATTAGGTGCTCTGAAGAAATTGGTAAATGGAAGGAGGCCGTAGCAGGAGCTTCTcttgtttttaatttatttgatcTAATTGAGGATATATCAACTTCCATATTTGAGATTGAAGAGAGGTGTCTTGAGTTTATTTGCCAGCTGAAGTTTAAGGCTGTCAAATACTTGGTTAAGTGTCTCAAGGACCTACTCCAGTTTAAAACTGATGAAAATGAAGGGGGAGTTCTGATACTAATGGATCTTCACAGTAGATTATCATGGTGGAGGCATCAAGTTCCAGGAATACTCCAGGGTGACAGTGCTTTAGATGATGTTGTTAGTGCCTTAAACTGTAAAATATCTTCCTTCTGA
- the LOC122083556 gene encoding uncharacterized protein LOC122083556 isoform X3, producing the protein MESISGAAEITELFAKLATHLQSELPSTGNEEACDPSICSLNQSLNLDDVSRVRVLNTALSLMCFKAPQVFNATIEYLLQTIVTVLSSSISCKVLNFQRHEFLQVGSSIPGHKCSELMRVCVDVLGKLEGHAMLPHLLLHGVLRVATSASCYRSLLPFEHVFSVKASNKRDIPVSELQHLMTKDISVNSHEIPLGLLLWYLNPLSLRHDISRVLQETVRRPFLSVNKELHDRMNWRSLIICLVLSPGMFIETRCLLHNWFLATGLASVLELQVALVSSILDLLARPMWWGISMEVGSKLPSSHAYFPSEHNLLVILTGPLSCKSFLHLIYLIMDLFPGSKSKKYRDPTDMKIATALGLQTARKVDMTNRKSIWAMLMDFPCWFYFAAGLLFTGKDCQESFLSKCTSIADNEQTHDGEAHSAAAARYT; encoded by the exons ATGGAGAGCATAAGCGGAGCAGCAGAAATAACTGAACTGTTCGCGAAGCTCGCTACGCACCTCCAAAGCGAACTTCCTTCTACTGGCAATGAAGAAGCTTGTGATCCCTCAATTTGTTCGCTTAATCAATCTCTCAACCTGGATGATGtatctagggttagggttttgaataCCGCACTCTCCTTGATGTGCTTCAAAGCACCCCAG GTTTTTAATGCGACAATCGAATATCTGCTGCAGACGATTGTGACCGTTCTGTCGTCGTCAATATCTTGCAAGGTTTTGAATTTTCAGAGACATGAGTTTCTACAGGTCGGCAGCTCAATTCCTGGTCATAAGTGTTCTGAATTGATGAGAGTATGCGTGGATGTGCTTGGAAAATTGGAGGGACATG CAATGCTTCCCCATTTGCTGTTGCATGGAGTTTTAAGGGTGGCAACATCTGCATCTTGTTACCGGAGTCTACTGCCATTCGAACACGTTTTTAGTGTAAAGGCAAGCAATAAAAGAGACATCCCAGTTTCAGAGTTGCAGCACCTTATGACAAAAGACATCTCAGTCAACAGCCATGAAATACCATTGGG GCTGCTTTTGTGGTACCTTAACCCACTGAGTCTGAGGCATGATATTTCAAGAGTTTTACAAGAGACTGTGCGGAGGCCATTCCTTTCAGTAAACAAAGAACTGCATGATAGGATGAATTGGCGTTCATTAATCATATGCTTGGTACTTTCTCCTGGTATGTTTATTGAGACGAGGTGCCTATTGCATAACTGGTTTCTAGCAAC GGGCTTGGCTTCTGTACTAGAGCTTCAGGTTGCATTAGTCTCGTCAATTCTGGATTTACTAGCCAGACCAATGTGGTGGGGTATATCAATGGAAGTGGGATCTAAGCTGCCATCTTCTCATGCATATTTCCCCAGTGAACACAACCTGTTGGTGATTTTAACTGGACCACTTTCATGCAAAAGTTTTCTGCATTTGATTTATCTAATAATGGATCTGTTTCCTGGGAGTAAGAGTAAAAAATATCGAGATCCGACTGACATGAAAATTGCAACAGCATTGGGACTGCAAACAGCAAGAAAGGTGGACATGACAAATCGTAAATCTATCTG GGCTATGCTGATGGATTTCCCATGTTGGTTCTATTTTGCGGCTGGCTTGCTTTTCACTGGAAAAGATTGTCAAGAGAGTTTCCTGTCAAAATGCACGTCAATAGCGGACAATGAGCAAACACATGATGGAGAAGCACATTCCGCAGCTGCTGCAAG GTACACATAA